Below is a genomic region from Fundidesulfovibrio magnetotacticus.
GGAGAACCGTCCGGGCTACTTCCCCAGAGGAAACCCCGAAGACGGGGTTTCCGGGAGCCGCTTACGGGCGGCAGAGCCGCCCTGCTCCAGGCCGCGCTGAGCGCGGGGTTGTCCGTTGCGCGGACAGCAAAGGCCCGGACGGAGAACCGTCCGGGCCTCGTGATGCGATGTCGTATCGCTAGGCCTTCTGCACGGAGACGAAGAACTCCTGCATGGCCAGGCCGCCTCCGGGGGCGGACTCCACGCCCAGGCCGCCGGGCATGAGCTCGTTGTCCGAGACGCCCTTGCCGTTGGCCCTGGTCTCCACGGGGAGGCGGTGGCCGAAGCCGTGCACCATGAAGGCCGCCTCGGGATGGATGAACTCGGTGACGAAGGCCTTGATGCGCCCCGAATGGCCGTTGGAGGAGACCACCACCGTGTCGCCGTCCTTGATTTCCATGGCCTTGGCCTTGGCGGTGTTGATCCACAGGGTGTTTTCGGGGAACTGCTCATTGAGCAGCGGGTTGTTCACGGTGTGGCCCTGGGTGTGGGTGCCCACGCGGCCGAAGGCGATGCGGAACTTGCCCGCCGGGGGCGACTCGGGCGAAACGTAGACCGGCAGGGACTCATACCCGGCCTTCTCCCACTTCTCACTGACCATCTCCAGCTTGCCCGAGGGCGTGGCGAACTTGAGCTCTTCCACGCCGAGGTAGCGGGGGTCGGCGGCCAGGCCCACGAAGCCCTTCTTGTCCAGGTCGGCCATGGAGACGCCGGTGCCGTCGAGCTGGTAGCTCCAGATGTCCTCGATGGACTTGAAGGCGAAGCCCTCGATGCCCAGGCGCTCGGCCAGGCCGGAGAGGATCTCCCAGTCGGCGCGGGTCTCGAAGCGGGGCTGAAGGGCGCGCTGGCGGTAGAAGAACTGGGGTTTGAGGCCGCCCTTCTGGGCGATGATGGACTCGCGCGAGAGATAAGGCGACATGGGCAGCACCACGTCGGCGTACCAGGCCGTGTCGGACCAGGAGAAGGTGACGGCCACCAGGAGGTCCAGCTTGTCCCAGATGCGGCGGATGGCGTCGGGGTCGGGCATGGCCATGAGGGGGTCGTGACGCATGGCGATGTAGGCCGAGACGGGGTACGGGTCGCCGGTGTCGATGGCCTCGAAGGCCTTGTGGAGCAGGCCAGGCCCGGCGTCGTGGGCGGGGAGCTTCCAGCCCACTCCGTCGGCGCGCTTCTCCTCGGGCTTGGGGAAGAGGTCCACGAGCTTCTTGATGCCCTTGCGGCCCACGTCCTTGGGCGTGCTGGCCAGGGGCAGGCCGCCCTTGGCCCCGATGGAGCCCAGCAGCGCGTTGATGATGTAGGCGGTGCGGCTGACGTAGAAGGAGTCCTTGTAGCGGGCGGTCATCCAGCCGGGGTGCCAGATCACGTGGGGCGCGGCCTTGGAGAGGTCCTTGGCCAGCTGCACGATGGCCTTGGCCTCCACGCCGCACTCGCGGGCGGCGAACTCGGGCGAATAGGGCTCCACGAAGGTGCGCAGGCGGTCGAGGTCCTTGATCCAGAGTTCGGCGTAGTGCTTGTCGTAGAGGCCCTTGTGGAGCAGTTCGTGGATCACGGCCAGGTTGAAGGCGTAGTCGGTGCCGGGGCGGATCATAAAGAAGTTGTCCGCCTTGGAGGCCGTGACCGTGGCGCGGATGTCGATGCAGGTAAGCTCCGCGCCCTTGGCGATGCCGTCCAGCACGCTGTTGACCTCGGCCACGTTGATGGCCTCGAAGATGTTGCGCGTCTGGAGCACGATGTGCTTGGCGTTGGAATAGTCGTACACCAGATCGGTACGGGCCAGCCCTGTCACGGAGCGGCAGGCGTGCTGCACGTTGCGGGCGCAGGAGACGTCGTGGTTGCAGTAGTTAGGCGAGCCGATGGCGCGCATGAAGCCCTGGTGCAGGTCCACGAAGGGACCGCCACGGTCGGAGAAGAGGACGGTGCGCGGTCCGTGGCGCTCCATGAGTTCCTTGAGCTTGCCGGCCACGTGGTCGAGGGCTTCGTCCCAGCTTACGCGGGCCCATTTGCCTTCGCCGCGCGCTCCGGTGCGGATCATGGGGTGCTGCGGACGTTCGGCGTCGGCTTCAAGGGCCGGCCCCGCCGCTCCGCGCGCGCAGAGCGCGCCCTTGAGCGGGGAGTTGGGGTTGCCCTGGATGAAACGGACCTCGCCGTCTTCCACGTCCACCAGAATGGGGCAGCGCACGGTGCACATGCCGCAGACGCTGAAGACTTCCTTCTTGGACATGAACGCCTCCTGGCTGAATCGCGGTTGGAACAATCTGGGGTGCGCGGTTGCAAGAGCGGATGCATCCAACCGCTGCCCCGCTCCGTAACAGTTCCGAAAAATCATGACAAGACGGCGCGGCGCTTGGGATAATAATAACATGGCTTGTCGTGACGGTGAATAGACCGTATTGGGTCGGGGCGCACTCTGGAAGAGAACAATCCATACTGTTGCGGTGTGATTTTCAGGCCGCGATGGCTTGTCCGGAAGGAGAGCGGAAAGGTGCGCTGCTTTCTGTGAATCCTTGAAAAGCTCATTGTTGCAGCATGTTGCCGGCGAAGCGACCTCCATGTCGCCCTTCCGGACGGCGAAGCGGACGCCGGCCGCGGGGTCTGCCCGACGGAACCGGGCGCAGCCGGAAACGCCCCCGGAGCACTTGCCGAACCAGGCAGGCGCCGAGGCGAGGCCACCGGATGGGCTGGAAAAGTTTCTCACATGAAGAGAAGCAGTTGCGCTTTTCTTTCCGGGGTGTAATACTTCTAAGGTGTATCGACTGTTTTTTTGATTCTCAAGGAGATCGATAGACAGAATCGATAGCATCAACCGCCAGGGCCGAAACGGACCACGCGCGGGGGCGCGTCGGGACGACCGGGCCGCCCCGGGGGCTTCCGGCGGAAAACAGCCAAGGCGGCTTCGGGCCGCGGGGGTAAGCATGAGCCTCTACTATATCAAGACCGACGCCAAACGCTGCATCAGCTGCAAGGCCTGCGAGGTGCACTGCAAGTCCAAGAACAGGGTGCCCCTGGGCGCCAGGCTCGGCCAGCTGGTCAGCGTGGGGCCGGTGAACAAGGCGGGCAAGCCCAGGATCATGAGCCTGTTCATGCCCTGCTTCCATTGCGAGGAGCCCTGGTGCGTCTCCGCCTGCCCCACCGGGGCCATGACGCGGCGCGAGAAGGACGGCATCGTCTTCGTGCAGACCAAGCTCTGCGTGGGCTGCAAGGCCTGCATCATCGCCTGTCCGTGGAACGTGCCCCAGTGGGACGAGGCCTCGGGCAAGGCCATCAAGTGCGATTTCTGCCGCGACCGGCTCGACGCCGGAAAGAACCCCGCGTGCGTGACGGGCTGCTGCGCCCACGCCCTGGAATTCGTGCGGCCCAACGTGGCCTCGCGCTCGGTGCGGGCCTCGTGGGGCGAGAAGCTTTTGAAGCACCAGTTGGAGGAAGGGGGGCTCTAGCCCCTTGGCGAGTGTGAGGCCGCGCCCCGGCGCGGGAACCGTGGACACAAGGAGACGCTAGCGATGTCGAGAAAACGTGCGATTGTGGCGATGGTGATGCTGTGCCTGGTCATGGCGTCGTATTACGTGCCCTTCGGTCAGGCCCAGGACAAGGCGGCAGACCCCGCCCAGGCCCCTGCCGCCGCCGCGGCCCCCGCAGCGGGCTCGATCACCCTGAACGTGGACAAGACCGCCCTGAAGAACGGCGGCGACATCAAGGTGACCGGCAAGGCCCCCGCGGGCAAGGGCGTCTACCTTGAGGTCTGGAACGACAACAAGGTGCGCTCGGTGTTC
It encodes:
- a CDS encoding 4Fe-4S dicluster domain-containing protein, with protein sequence MSLYYIKTDAKRCISCKACEVHCKSKNRVPLGARLGQLVSVGPVNKAGKPRIMSLFMPCFHCEEPWCVSACPTGAMTRREKDGIVFVQTKLCVGCKACIIACPWNVPQWDEASGKAIKCDFCRDRLDAGKNPACVTGCCAHALEFVRPNVASRSVRASWGEKLLKHQLEEGGL
- a CDS encoding molybdopterin-dependent oxidoreductase, with amino-acid sequence MSKKEVFSVCGMCTVRCPILVDVEDGEVRFIQGNPNSPLKGALCARGAAGPALEADAERPQHPMIRTGARGEGKWARVSWDEALDHVAGKLKELMERHGPRTVLFSDRGGPFVDLHQGFMRAIGSPNYCNHDVSCARNVQHACRSVTGLARTDLVYDYSNAKHIVLQTRNIFEAINVAEVNSVLDGIAKGAELTCIDIRATVTASKADNFFMIRPGTDYAFNLAVIHELLHKGLYDKHYAELWIKDLDRLRTFVEPYSPEFAARECGVEAKAIVQLAKDLSKAAPHVIWHPGWMTARYKDSFYVSRTAYIINALLGSIGAKGGLPLASTPKDVGRKGIKKLVDLFPKPEEKRADGVGWKLPAHDAGPGLLHKAFEAIDTGDPYPVSAYIAMRHDPLMAMPDPDAIRRIWDKLDLLVAVTFSWSDTAWYADVVLPMSPYLSRESIIAQKGGLKPQFFYRQRALQPRFETRADWEILSGLAERLGIEGFAFKSIEDIWSYQLDGTGVSMADLDKKGFVGLAADPRYLGVEELKFATPSGKLEMVSEKWEKAGYESLPVYVSPESPPAGKFRIAFGRVGTHTQGHTVNNPLLNEQFPENTLWINTAKAKAMEIKDGDTVVVSSNGHSGRIKAFVTEFIHPEAAFMVHGFGHRLPVETRANGKGVSDNELMPGGLGVESAPGGGLAMQEFFVSVQKA